The Panicum hallii strain FIL2 chromosome 9, PHallii_v3.1, whole genome shotgun sequence genome has a window encoding:
- the LOC112873453 gene encoding uncharacterized protein LOC112873453 — MAGIKIRLAVDSSRDRVLFADAGSDFVDVLLSFLTLPVSAVQFCAGEASPGCLSSLRASVSQLRGSNLLKGDACHGMLLRPHVEESQ; from the coding sequence ATGGCCGGCATCAAGATCAGgctcgccgtggacagctccCGGGACCGCGTCCTGTTCGCCGACGCGGGCTCCGACTTCGTCGACGTGCTGCTCAGCTTCCTGACGCTTCCAGTCTCGGCCGTGCAGTTCTGCGCGGGCGAGGCGTCGCCCGGCTGCCTCTCCAGCCTCCGCGCGAGTGTGAGCCAACTCAGGGGCAGCAACCTGTTGAAGGGTGATGCGTGCCACGGCATGCTTCTCAGGCCTCACGTCGAGGAATCGCAGTAG
- the LOC112874414 gene encoding ALA-interacting subunit 1-like isoform X1 yields MGSKASPMDPFEIRDNSKKSNKPKYSKFTQQELPACKPLLTPAIVISAFLLVGILFVPIGLASFSASQEIVELIDRYDTNCGPMTDKVGYIQDSKTNKSCTRTLTVPKHMKSPIQIYYQIGDFYQNHRRYVKSRSDKQLLYKDAAHLTKDCDPEGYSADGAPIVPCGLVAWSLFNDTYTISVNKKAIEVNKKDIAWQSDKNKKFGNDVYPRNFQNGNLIGGARLNASIPVHFSLSSNIEQEDLIVWMRTAALPTFRKLYGRIETDIMANDQITVVIQNNYNTYSFGGSKALVLSTTSWIGGKNKFIGVAYLIVGGLCLFLALVFVVLYMFKPRTLGDPSFLSWNRYTLDYPN; encoded by the exons ATGGGATCGAAGGCCTCCCCG ATGGATCCATTCGAAATTCGGGATAACTCGAAGAAATCCAATAAGCCCAAAT ATTCTAAGTTTACACAGCAGGAGCTTCCAGCATGCAAACCACTGCTAACTCCAGCAATT GTCATTTCTGCCTTCTTACTGGTTGGCATCCTATTTGTCCCAATTGGTCTTGCATCGTTTTCTGCATCACAAGAG ATTGTGGAGCTGATAGATAGATATGATACAAATTGTGGGCCCATGACTGATAAGGTTGGGTACATTCAGGACTCTAAGACTAATAAATCATGCACAAGAACTCTAACT GTGCCTAAGCATATGAAGAGCCCAATTCAAATATATTACCAGATTGGTGACTTCTATCAGAACCATCGACG GTACGTGAAAAGTCGTAGTGATAAACAATTGCTGTATAAGGATGCTGCACACTTGACAAAAGATTGTGATCCTGAAGGTTAtagtgctgatggtgctccAATCGTTCCATGTGGCCTAGTGGCTTGGAGTTTGTTCAATGATACATATACAATTTCAGTCAACAAGAAAGCGATTGAAGTGAATAAAAAAGATATAGCTTGGCAGAGTGACAAGAACAAAAAATTTGGCAATGATGTTTATCCCAGGAACTTTCAGAATGGAAATCTCATAGGTGGTGCTAGGCTAAATGCGAGCATACCGGTACATTTCTCTCTATCTTCAAACAT TGAGCAAGAAGATCTCATTGTTTGGATGAGAACTGCTGCCCTTCCAACTTTCAGAAAGCTTTATGGCAGAATTGAGACAGATATTATGGCAAACGATCaaataactgttgttatacagAACAACTATAACACATATAGTTTTGGAGGGTCTAAAGCATTGGTCCTTTCAACTACATCTTGGATTGGAGGCAAAAATAAATTCATTGGTGTTGCATATCTGATTGTAGGTGGTTTGTGCCTTTTTCTTGCACTGGTTTTCGTAGTTCTCTACATGTTTAAGCCGAG GACTCTTGGAGACCCCTCATTCTTGTCATGGAACAGATATACTCTGGACTATCCAAACTAA
- the LOC112874414 gene encoding ALA-interacting subunit 1-like isoform X2, producing the protein MGSKASPMDPFEIRDNSKKSNKPKYSKFTQQELPACKPLLTPAIVISAFLLVGILFVPIGLASFSASQEIVELIDRYDTNCGPMTDKVGYIQDSKTNKSCTRTLTVPKHMKSPIQIYYQIGDFYQNHRRYVKSRSDKQLLYKDAAHLTKDCDPEGYSADGAPIVPCGLVAWSLFNDTYTISVNKKAIEVNKKDIAWQSDKNKKFGNDVYPRNFQNGNLIGGARLNASIPLSEQEDLIVWMRTAALPTFRKLYGRIETDIMANDQITVVIQNNYNTYSFGGSKALVLSTTSWIGGKNKFIGVAYLIVGGLCLFLALVFVVLYMFKPRTLGDPSFLSWNRYTLDYPN; encoded by the exons ATGGGATCGAAGGCCTCCCCG ATGGATCCATTCGAAATTCGGGATAACTCGAAGAAATCCAATAAGCCCAAAT ATTCTAAGTTTACACAGCAGGAGCTTCCAGCATGCAAACCACTGCTAACTCCAGCAATT GTCATTTCTGCCTTCTTACTGGTTGGCATCCTATTTGTCCCAATTGGTCTTGCATCGTTTTCTGCATCACAAGAG ATTGTGGAGCTGATAGATAGATATGATACAAATTGTGGGCCCATGACTGATAAGGTTGGGTACATTCAGGACTCTAAGACTAATAAATCATGCACAAGAACTCTAACT GTGCCTAAGCATATGAAGAGCCCAATTCAAATATATTACCAGATTGGTGACTTCTATCAGAACCATCGACG GTACGTGAAAAGTCGTAGTGATAAACAATTGCTGTATAAGGATGCTGCACACTTGACAAAAGATTGTGATCCTGAAGGTTAtagtgctgatggtgctccAATCGTTCCATGTGGCCTAGTGGCTTGGAGTTTGTTCAATGATACATATACAATTTCAGTCAACAAGAAAGCGATTGAAGTGAATAAAAAAGATATAGCTTGGCAGAGTGACAAGAACAAAAAATTTGGCAATGATGTTTATCCCAGGAACTTTCAGAATGGAAATCTCATAGGTGGTGCTAGGCTAAATGCGAGCATACCG TTAAGTGAGCAAGAAGATCTCATTGTTTGGATGAGAACTGCTGCCCTTCCAACTTTCAGAAAGCTTTATGGCAGAATTGAGACAGATATTATGGCAAACGATCaaataactgttgttatacagAACAACTATAACACATATAGTTTTGGAGGGTCTAAAGCATTGGTCCTTTCAACTACATCTTGGATTGGAGGCAAAAATAAATTCATTGGTGTTGCATATCTGATTGTAGGTGGTTTGTGCCTTTTTCTTGCACTGGTTTTCGTAGTTCTCTACATGTTTAAGCCGAG GACTCTTGGAGACCCCTCATTCTTGTCATGGAACAGATATACTCTGGACTATCCAAACTAA
- the LOC112874413 gene encoding uncharacterized protein LOC112874413 codes for MAVACSCSCCLQVLLLWAALWAVALAAVAVPAKLKAAPAPVVAGPVSRVEDARMFQIYYGQSFKVIKNFGDGKSYLLMQNTSKMASKTKYCTGRIKSFVIPLANFSVDTTASPVSFFELLGVLESLKGITSNQVASQCVLQSYTSGNTQLVNRTDAQTLSQFSAQFISNIDDDKGCNFAAYVPLEEDTPLQRAEWIKYLGTFANSEDRANAVYDAIKRNYLCLSKAAANLSTRFKPIVAWIVYTQGMWTFVKESYALQYVTDAGAEIVDATITNKRFNSSDSEDMDNFHAILCTVDVVIDQTYALEPAEYKLSTFLENINVSQDSCFSFVSNRSIWRFDKRIGVSGTLDWYDGAISQPQLVLGDLIEVFFPTGNYTTIYFRNLAKEEGVTEIGPEMCTRSMSAPMEPITLPCQ; via the exons ATGGCGGTAGCCTGTAGTTGTAGCTGCTGCTTGCAGGTGCTGCTGCTCTGGGCGGCGCTGTGGGCGGTCGCTTTAGCGGCCGTGGCCGTGCCGGCAAAGCTCAAGGCCGCACCGGCGCCCGTGGTGGCCGGGCCGGTGTCCAGGGTGGAGGACGCTAGGATGTTCCAGATATACTACGGCCAGAGCTTCAAGGTCATCAAGAACTTCGGCGACGGCAAGAGCTACCTTCTCATGCAG AACACGTCCAAGATGGCATCCAAGACGAAGTACTGCACGGGGAGGATCAAGTCATTCGTCATCCCCCTCGCCAACTTCTCTGTCGACACCACGGCTTCTCCAG TGTCATTCTTTGAG CTACTTGGAGTGCTAGAAAGCTtgaagggaataacatcaaacCAAGTTGCTTCTCAGTGTGTCCTCCAATCGTACACCAGTGGAAATACCCAACTTGTTAATAGGACTGATGCACAGACACTCTCGCAGTTTAGTGCACAATTCATAAGCAATATAGATGACGATAAAGGTTGCAATTTTGCAGCATATGTACCCTTGGAAGAGGATACACCATTGCAG AGGGCTGAGTGGATCAAGTACTTGGGAACTTTCGCAAATTCTGAAGACAGGGCAAATGCTGTCTATGATGCA ATAAAGAGAAACTACTTGTGCTTAAGCAAAGCAGCAGCAAACCTTAGCACGAGATTCAAGCCTATAGTAGCGTGGATTGTATACACACAG GGAATGTGGACATTCGTCAAAGAAAGTTATGCCTTACAG TACGTCACAGATGCAGGAGCAGAAATTGTCGATGCAACTATTACAAATAAGAGATTTAATAGTTCGGATTCAGAGGATATGGACAACTTTCATGCTATTCTTTGT ACAGTGGACGTGGTAATAGATCAGACATATGCTTTGGAGCCTGCAGAGTACAAACTATCCACGTTTTTGGAGAATATTAATGTTAGCCAAGACTCCTGTTTTAGTTTTGTATCAAACCGCAGCATATGGAGGTTTGACAAAAGGATAGGAGTTTCTGGGACACTTG ATTGGTATGATGGAGCTATCTCCCAGCCTCAGTTGGTTCTTGGAGATCTAATAGAAGTTTTCTTCCCAACGGGGAACTACACAACAATTTACTTCAGGAACCTTGCAAAG GAAGAAGGGGTCACTGAGATTGGCCCTGAAATGTGCACCAGGAGCATGTCCGCACCCATGGAGCCTATAACCCTGCCCTGCCAATGA